Proteins from one Triticum urartu cultivar G1812 unplaced genomic scaffold, Tu2.1 TuUngrouped_contig_6728, whole genome shotgun sequence genomic window:
- the LOC125531020 gene encoding pentatricopeptide repeat-containing protein At5g41170, mitochondrial-like, whose amino-acid sequence VVSPPQVRAVLRAQAQTDARAAFEFFRWADRQWRYRHAPEVFDEMLSLLSHTRLHDPARRVMRLMIRRRMRRGTQQFAHLMLSYSRAGKLRSAMRVLQLMQKDGCAPDISICNVTVNVLIFAGRIDKAIEFAERMRRVGVEPDVVTYNCLIKGLCSVWRVVEALEMIGVMLQNGCPPDKITYYTAMGFLCKEKRVAEVRGLLGRMRNDAGLFPDQVTYNMLIHVLAKHGHADEALEFLRESEGKRFRVDEVGYSAVVHSFCVNGRMAEAKEIVSEMISKECHPDVVTYSAVVDGFCRIGEIDQARNMMKHMYKNGCKPNIVTHTALLNGLCKAGKTSEAWELLNNSGEEWWTPSDITYSVVMHGFRREGKLKESCDVVAQMLQKGFFPTTVEINLLIHALCKEGKPGEAKDFMEQCQSKGCTINVINFTTVIHGFSRQGDLESALSLLDDLYLSNRHPDVVTYTVVVNALGKKGRLKEATELVKKMLNRGIVPTLVTYRTVIHRYCEKGTVEELLDLLDKMLARQELKSVYNQVIEKLCALGKINEAYSLLSKVLRTASQRDAQTCHILMESFLNRGLAVQSNNVACQMFQRNLIPDIKLCQKVDNQLTLEKQQTSGKLIVKFLERGLLKQENW is encoded by the exons GTGGTCTCCCCGCCGCAGGTCCGCGCCGTGCTCCGCGCGCAGGCGCAGACGGACGCCCGCGCCGCGTTCGAGTTCTTCCGCTGGGCCGACCGCCAGTGGCGCTACCGTCACGCACcggaggtgttcgatgaaatgctgAGCCTCCTCAGCCACACCAGGCTCCACGACCCCGCCCGGCGCGTCATGCGCCTCATGATCCGCCGCCGCATGAGGCGCGGGACGCAGCAGTTCGCGCACCTCATGCTCTCGTACAGCCGCGCGGGGAAGCTCCGCTCCGCCATGCGCGTGCTCCAACTCATGCAGAAGGACGGGTGCGCACCTGACATATCGATATGCAATGTGACAGTGAATGTGCTTATTTTTGCCGGGCGCATTGACAAGGCAATAGAGTTTGCTGAGCGGATGCGCCGTGTTGGGGTCGAGCCGGATGTAGTCACATACAATTGCCTTATCAAGGGGTTATGTAGTGTGTGGAGGGTTGTTGAGGCGCTAGAGATGATCGGTGTAATGCTGCAAAATGGGTGCCCACCTGATAAGATTACCTATTATACAGCCATGGGCTTCTTGTGCAAGGAGAAGAGGGTGGCAGAGGTGCGGGGTTTGCTTGGGAGGATGAGGAATGATGCGGGTCTATTTCCAGATCAGGTCACATATAACATGCTTATCCATGTGCTTGCAAAGCATGGGCATGCAGATGAGGCGTTGGAGTTCTTGAGGGAGTCAGAGGGGAAAAGGTTCCGTGTTGATGAGGTTGGATATAGTGCAGTTGTGCACTCTTTCTGCGTGAATGGGAGGATGGCTGAGGCAAAGGAGATTGTAAGTGAGATGATCTCAAAAGAATGTCACCCTGACGTTGTGACATATAGCGCAGTTGTTGATGGGTTCTGCCGGATCGGGGAAATTGATCAAGCAAGAAACATGATGAAGCATATGTATAAGAATGGCTGCAAGCCAAACATAGTCACGCATACTGCACTGTTAAATGGTCTCTGCAAAGCTGGGAAAACTTCAGAGGCTTGGGAATTGCTAAACAACAGTGGAGAGGAATGGTGGACTCCCAGTGATATCACATACAGTGTTGTAATGCATGGGTTTAGAAGAGAAGGGAAACTAAAGGAATCATGTGATGTCGTCGCCCAGATGTTGCAAAAGGGTTTCTTTCCCACTACTGTGGAGATTAACTTACTGATCCATGCGTTATGTAAGGAAGGAAAGCCAGGGGAGGCCAAAGACTTCATGGAGCAGTGCCAAAGCAAAGGTTGTACCATTAATGTTATCAACTTTACTACTGTAATTCATGGATTTTCTCGGCAGGGGGATTTGGAATCAGCACTGTCTTTGTTGGATGACTTGTATCTCAGCAACAGGCATCCAGATGTTGTAACTTATACTGTTGTTGTGAATGCTTTGGGAAAGAAAGGTCGGCTGAAAGAAGCGACAGAGCTTGTGAAGAAAATGCTTAATAGAGGAATTGTCCCTACACTTGTTACATACAGGACAGTGATACATAGGTACTGTGAGAAGGGTACAGTGGAAGAATTACTCGATCTACTGGATAAGATGTTAGCAAGACAAGAGCTTAAGAGTGTATACAATCAGGTCATCGAGAAGCTATGTGCATTAGGTAAAATAAATGAAGCTTACAGTCTCCTCAGCAAGGTACTGAGAACTGCCTCACAGAGAGACGCTCAGACATGCCACATTCTGATGGAGAGTTTTCTTAATAGAGGTCTCGCAGTTCAGTCAAACAATGTGGCGTGCCAGATGTTTCAGAGAAATTTAATTCCTGATATTAAATTGTGTCAAAAAGTTGACAATCAGCTGACCTTAGAGAAACAACAAACTTCTGGAAAGCTTATAGTTAAGTTTTTAGAAAGAGGTCTTCTGAAACAAGAAAA TTGGTAA
- the LOC125531021 gene encoding protein DETOXIFICATION 41-like isoform X1 yields the protein MLIPLHLSPTYSQPVNRLVGMEPEGEETMEGDGDAATAPLLDFIDDQSAASEELLRREPVPFDVLSRLALWEAGNLWRISWASILITLFSFTLSLVTQMFVGHLGELELAGASITNIGIQGLAYGIMLGMSTAVQTVCGQAYGARRYRAMGVVCQRALVLQFVTAVAIAFFYWYSGPFLQLIGQAEDVAVAGQLYARGLVPQLLAFALFCPMQRFLQAQNIVNPVAYMVLAVLVFHIFISWLAVFVLSFGLLGAALTLSFSWWVLVALTWAYIIWSPACKETWTGLSMLAFRGLWGYAKLAFASAVMLALEVWYVQGFVLLTGFLPNSEIALDSLSICINYWNWDFQIMLGLSYAASIRVSNELGAGHPKVARLSVMVVVMASIAFSILATIVVMALRYPLSTLYTSSTTVIEAVIALMPLLAISIFLNGIQPILSGVAVGSGWQVIVAYVNVGAYYIIGLPIGCVLGFKTSLGAAGIWWGLIIGVAIQTVALIVITARTNWDSEVEKVIQRLRRTAADEGGVLVVDDDDV from the exons ATGCTCATACCCCTGCACCTGTCACCAACTTATTCACAACCAGTCAATAGACTGGTAGGTATGGAACCTGAAG GGGAGGAGACAATGGAGGGAGATGGCGACGCTGCGACGGCGCCGTTGCTGGACTTCATCGATGACCAGTCAGCCGCCTCGGAGGAGCTGCTGCGGCGGGAGCCGGTGCCATTCGACGTGCTGTCGCGGCTGGCATTGTGGGAGGCCGGCAACCTGTGGCGCATCTCATGGGCGTCCATCCTCATCACGCTCTTCAGCTTCACTCTCAGCCTCGTCACGCAGATGTTCGTTGGCCACCTTGGTGAGCTCGAGCTTGCCGGGGCCTCCATCACCAACATCGGCATCCAGGGCCTAGCCTATGGCATCATG CTTGGCATGTCGACTGCAGTGCAGACTGTGTGCGGCCAGGCCTACGGTGCGAGGAGGTACAGGGCGATGGGTGTTGTTTGCCAGAGAGCGCTCGTCCTCCAGTTTGTGACGGCCGTCGCCATAGCTTTCTTCTACTGGTACTCTGGCCCATTCCTGCAGCTCATTGGGCAGGCTGAGGACGTGGCTGTGGCAGGGCAGCTGTATGCTCGTGGGCTGGTGCCACAGCTGCTCGCGTTTGCACTCTTCTGCCCGATGCAGAGGTTCCTGCAGGCTCAGAACATCGTCAACCCCGTAGCGTACATGGTGCTTGCTGTGCTGGTCTTCCACATCTTCATCTCATGGCTCGCTGTGTTCGTGCTCAGCTTTGGCCTTCTCGGTGCGGCTCTGACTCTGAGCTTCTCTTGGTGGGTGCTCGTGGCGTTGACCTGGGCGTACATCATCTGGAGCCCAGCTTGTAAGGAGACGTGGACTGGGCTGTCCATGCTTGCTTTCAGAGGCCTCTGGGGATACGCCAAGCTCGCCTTCGCGTCGGCTGTTATGCTAGC GTTGGAGGTCTGGTACGTGCAAGGATTTGTGCTTCTGACTGGCTTCCTCCCCAACTCAGAGATTGCTCTTGATTCACTCTCTATCTG CATCAACTACTGGAACTGGGACTTCCAAATCATGCTTGGTTTGAGCTATGCGGCCAG CATTCGCGTCAGCAACGAGCTTGGCGCTGGCCATCCAAAGGTCGCGAGGTTGTCGGTCATGGTGGTCGTCATGGCGAGCATCGCCTTCAGCATTCTCGCCACGATTGTAGTCATGGCCCTTAGGTACCCGCTGAGCACCCTCTACACAAGTAGCACGACGGTGATCGAGGCCGTCATCGCTCTGATGCCATTGCTGGCCATCAGCATCTTCTTGAATGGGATCCAGCCAATCCTCTCAG GAGTCGCGGTCGGGAGCGGGTGGCAGGTCATAGTTGCCTATGTCAACGTCGGGGCTTACTACATCATTGGGCTGCCGATTGGATGCGTCCTAGGGTTCAAAACAAGCCTGGGAGCAGCT GGGATCTGGTGGGGCTTGATCATAGGGGTCGCGATCCAGACGGTGGCTCTGATCGTCATCACGGCCAGGACCAACTGGGATAGCGAG GTTGAGAAGGTGATCCAGCGACTGCGGCGCACCGCGGCAGACGAGGGCGGCGTGCTGGTGGTCGATGATGACGACGTCTGA
- the LOC125531021 gene encoding protein DETOXIFICATION 41-like isoform X2 translates to MEGDGDAATAPLLDFIDDQSAASEELLRREPVPFDVLSRLALWEAGNLWRISWASILITLFSFTLSLVTQMFVGHLGELELAGASITNIGIQGLAYGIMLGMSTAVQTVCGQAYGARRYRAMGVVCQRALVLQFVTAVAIAFFYWYSGPFLQLIGQAEDVAVAGQLYARGLVPQLLAFALFCPMQRFLQAQNIVNPVAYMVLAVLVFHIFISWLAVFVLSFGLLGAALTLSFSWWVLVALTWAYIIWSPACKETWTGLSMLAFRGLWGYAKLAFASAVMLALEVWYVQGFVLLTGFLPNSEIALDSLSICINYWNWDFQIMLGLSYAASIRVSNELGAGHPKVARLSVMVVVMASIAFSILATIVVMALRYPLSTLYTSSTTVIEAVIALMPLLAISIFLNGIQPILSGVAVGSGWQVIVAYVNVGAYYIIGLPIGCVLGFKTSLGAAGIWWGLIIGVAIQTVALIVITARTNWDSEVEKVIQRLRRTAADEGGVLVVDDDDV, encoded by the exons ATGGAGGGAGATGGCGACGCTGCGACGGCGCCGTTGCTGGACTTCATCGATGACCAGTCAGCCGCCTCGGAGGAGCTGCTGCGGCGGGAGCCGGTGCCATTCGACGTGCTGTCGCGGCTGGCATTGTGGGAGGCCGGCAACCTGTGGCGCATCTCATGGGCGTCCATCCTCATCACGCTCTTCAGCTTCACTCTCAGCCTCGTCACGCAGATGTTCGTTGGCCACCTTGGTGAGCTCGAGCTTGCCGGGGCCTCCATCACCAACATCGGCATCCAGGGCCTAGCCTATGGCATCATG CTTGGCATGTCGACTGCAGTGCAGACTGTGTGCGGCCAGGCCTACGGTGCGAGGAGGTACAGGGCGATGGGTGTTGTTTGCCAGAGAGCGCTCGTCCTCCAGTTTGTGACGGCCGTCGCCATAGCTTTCTTCTACTGGTACTCTGGCCCATTCCTGCAGCTCATTGGGCAGGCTGAGGACGTGGCTGTGGCAGGGCAGCTGTATGCTCGTGGGCTGGTGCCACAGCTGCTCGCGTTTGCACTCTTCTGCCCGATGCAGAGGTTCCTGCAGGCTCAGAACATCGTCAACCCCGTAGCGTACATGGTGCTTGCTGTGCTGGTCTTCCACATCTTCATCTCATGGCTCGCTGTGTTCGTGCTCAGCTTTGGCCTTCTCGGTGCGGCTCTGACTCTGAGCTTCTCTTGGTGGGTGCTCGTGGCGTTGACCTGGGCGTACATCATCTGGAGCCCAGCTTGTAAGGAGACGTGGACTGGGCTGTCCATGCTTGCTTTCAGAGGCCTCTGGGGATACGCCAAGCTCGCCTTCGCGTCGGCTGTTATGCTAGC GTTGGAGGTCTGGTACGTGCAAGGATTTGTGCTTCTGACTGGCTTCCTCCCCAACTCAGAGATTGCTCTTGATTCACTCTCTATCTG CATCAACTACTGGAACTGGGACTTCCAAATCATGCTTGGTTTGAGCTATGCGGCCAG CATTCGCGTCAGCAACGAGCTTGGCGCTGGCCATCCAAAGGTCGCGAGGTTGTCGGTCATGGTGGTCGTCATGGCGAGCATCGCCTTCAGCATTCTCGCCACGATTGTAGTCATGGCCCTTAGGTACCCGCTGAGCACCCTCTACACAAGTAGCACGACGGTGATCGAGGCCGTCATCGCTCTGATGCCATTGCTGGCCATCAGCATCTTCTTGAATGGGATCCAGCCAATCCTCTCAG GAGTCGCGGTCGGGAGCGGGTGGCAGGTCATAGTTGCCTATGTCAACGTCGGGGCTTACTACATCATTGGGCTGCCGATTGGATGCGTCCTAGGGTTCAAAACAAGCCTGGGAGCAGCT GGGATCTGGTGGGGCTTGATCATAGGGGTCGCGATCCAGACGGTGGCTCTGATCGTCATCACGGCCAGGACCAACTGGGATAGCGAG GTTGAGAAGGTGATCCAGCGACTGCGGCGCACCGCGGCAGACGAGGGCGGCGTGCTGGTGGTCGATGATGACGACGTCTGA